A genomic window from Variovorax paradoxus includes:
- a CDS encoding ABC transporter substrate-binding protein — protein sequence MPLSQTTPHSPRPDSLTRRSLLVSCTAAASLGFTSLPGSAREKDKAVVADDTIVIGQSAPFSGPSAQLGTEFNLGARTYFQMINEGGGIHGRKIELRAKDDVYDPQTTASNTAELLEQDHVVALFGYVGTSTTLAALPLAVAAQVPFFAPVTGAEALRQPLNRLVFNVRASYFDEAEYILDQLSVTGTKSIAVFHQNDAYGKAGLDAVTKAKAKRGLPIVATAMVERHSTDVGAAAKALQAARPDAVVLISSYVSSATLIKEMKKTGYTGQFVSVSFVGGKALADELGGAAAGVMISEVVPFPWGKASPLQNEYARAMQKAGVPGMSFGSMEGFLAAKTLVEGLRRTGRDLTRARLAAALETMGNWDAGGFTVSFTPDNHNGSRFVEMTMIGAGGHFVH from the coding sequence ATGCCTCTCAGCCAGACCACTCCCCATAGCCCACGGCCCGACTCGCTCACGCGGCGTTCCCTGCTGGTGTCCTGTACCGCGGCCGCCTCGCTCGGTTTCACCAGCCTGCCGGGCTCCGCCAGGGAGAAGGACAAGGCCGTGGTCGCGGACGACACCATCGTGATCGGCCAGTCGGCGCCGTTCAGCGGCCCGTCCGCGCAGCTCGGCACGGAGTTCAACCTCGGGGCGCGCACCTACTTCCAGATGATCAACGAGGGCGGCGGCATCCACGGCCGCAAGATCGAGCTGCGCGCCAAGGACGACGTCTACGATCCCCAGACGACGGCGAGCAACACCGCCGAGCTGCTGGAGCAGGACCATGTTGTTGCGCTGTTCGGCTATGTCGGCACTTCCACCACGCTGGCGGCCCTGCCATTGGCCGTGGCGGCCCAGGTGCCGTTCTTTGCGCCGGTCACCGGCGCCGAGGCGCTGCGCCAGCCGCTCAACCGCTTGGTCTTCAACGTCAGGGCGAGCTATTTCGACGAAGCCGAATACATCCTCGACCAGTTGTCGGTCACCGGCACGAAGAGCATCGCGGTCTTTCACCAGAATGACGCCTACGGCAAGGCCGGACTCGACGCCGTGACCAAGGCGAAAGCCAAGCGGGGATTGCCGATCGTCGCAACGGCGATGGTGGAGCGGCACAGCACCGATGTGGGGGCTGCTGCCAAGGCGCTGCAGGCAGCACGCCCGGATGCCGTCGTGCTGATCAGCTCCTACGTTTCCAGCGCGACCCTGATCAAGGAAATGAAGAAGACCGGCTACACCGGCCAGTTCGTCAGCGTGTCCTTTGTCGGCGGCAAGGCGCTGGCCGACGAACTGGGCGGCGCCGCTGCTGGCGTGATGATTTCCGAAGTCGTGCCCTTCCCCTGGGGCAAGGCTTCGCCCTTGCAGAACGAATATGCCCGGGCCATGCAGAAGGCTGGCGTGCCAGGAATGAGCTTCGGATCGATGGAAGGATTCCTGGCCGCGAAGACCCTGGTCGAAGGGCTGCGCCGCACGGGACGCGATCTCACGCGGGCCAGGTTGGCGGCGGCGCTGGAGACGATGGGCAACTGGGACGCGGGCGGCTTCACCGTGTCTTTCACGCCGGACAACCACAACGGCTCGCGGTTCGTCGAGATGACCATGATCGGCGCGGGGGGACATTTCGTTCACTGA
- a CDS encoding Bug family tripartite tricarboxylate transporter substrate binding protein gives MDTTLDRRSVMAAALAMLAMPKLVLAQDWPVKPLKLVVPQPPGGGFDFVGRLIAERLSRALGQPVIVDNRSGSGTVVGTDFVAKAPADGYTLLVGSVSNLALNMGLYKNLPYDSLRDFEPLGLAVAYSYTLMARKDLPQGTLKDVVAFAKANPKKLNYASAGNGSGQHVIAAALWQQAGVELTHVPYRGAQAAYQDLLGGRVDLFFDLSPTARPQVVAGNAKALAVSGTSRLPTQPDVPTIGETGVAKLELESWFGLFAPAKTPPAVLERLRTELAKVIAMPEVMDSFVKAGGKPLALSQPDTHALVRKDVERWSRTVRELGIQPE, from the coding sequence ATGGACACCACACTCGACCGCCGCAGCGTCATGGCTGCGGCGCTGGCGATGCTCGCCATGCCGAAACTCGTGCTTGCGCAGGACTGGCCCGTGAAGCCGCTCAAGCTCGTCGTGCCGCAGCCTCCCGGCGGCGGATTCGACTTTGTCGGTCGGCTGATCGCAGAGCGCCTTTCGCGCGCTCTCGGCCAGCCCGTGATCGTCGACAACCGCTCGGGCTCCGGCACGGTGGTCGGCACCGACTTCGTCGCCAAGGCGCCGGCCGATGGCTACACGCTGCTGGTCGGCTCGGTGTCGAACCTTGCGCTCAACATGGGGCTGTACAAGAACCTGCCCTACGACTCGCTGCGCGACTTCGAGCCGCTGGGGCTGGCCGTGGCCTATAGCTACACGCTGATGGCGCGCAAGGATCTGCCGCAGGGCACGCTGAAAGACGTGGTGGCGTTTGCCAAAGCCAATCCGAAGAAGCTCAACTACGCATCGGCAGGCAATGGATCGGGGCAGCATGTGATCGCGGCGGCGTTGTGGCAGCAGGCCGGTGTGGAGCTCACGCACGTGCCGTATCGCGGTGCGCAGGCGGCGTATCAGGATCTGCTCGGTGGGCGAGTCGATCTGTTCTTCGATCTTTCGCCTACGGCGCGGCCGCAGGTGGTGGCTGGCAACGCGAAGGCGCTTGCGGTGTCGGGTACATCGCGGCTGCCGACGCAGCCTGACGTTCCCACCATCGGCGAGACCGGTGTGGCGAAGCTGGAGCTTGAATCGTGGTTCGGTCTCTTTGCTCCGGCGAAGACACCGCCGGCGGTGCTGGAGCGACTGCGTACCGAGCTTGCAAAGGTCATCGCAATGCCTGAGGTGATGGATTCGTTCGTGAAGGCCGGTGGCAAGCCGCTCGCGCTGTCGCAGCCTGACACGCACGCGCTGGTGCGCAAGGACGTGGAGCGCTGGAGTCGCACGGTGCGTGAGCTGGGTATTCAGCCGGAGTAG
- a CDS encoding intradiol ring-cleavage dioxygenase — translation MRNLNQDNITQAVLARFADTPSPRLHEIMTSLVQHLHAFAREVKLTEEEWFQGIQYLTATGQKCDDKRQEFILLSDVLGLSMLTIAMNNDKPAGCTEATVFGPFYFEGAPEYEHGDDVANGAVGAPCDVFATVRGLDGEPVANAVVDVWQADEGGHYDVQHQGLDHAENRGRLRTAADGSLHFRSVLAEAYPIPVDGPVGDLLRATKRHPWRPAHLHFKIEAPGYERLITHVFRDSDQWLDSDAVFAVRQSLVAPWTKQDNGRWRLDFDFVLNPLKQPA, via the coding sequence ATGCGCAACCTCAACCAGGACAACATCACCCAGGCCGTGCTCGCGCGCTTTGCCGACACCCCGAGCCCGCGCCTGCACGAGATCATGACCAGCCTGGTGCAGCACCTGCACGCCTTTGCCCGCGAGGTGAAGCTCACCGAGGAAGAGTGGTTCCAGGGCATCCAGTACCTCACCGCCACGGGCCAGAAGTGCGACGACAAGCGGCAGGAGTTCATCCTGCTGTCGGACGTGCTGGGCCTGTCGATGCTCACCATCGCGATGAACAACGACAAGCCCGCCGGCTGCACCGAGGCCACGGTGTTCGGCCCCTTCTACTTCGAAGGCGCGCCCGAGTACGAGCACGGCGACGACGTGGCCAACGGGGCAGTGGGCGCGCCCTGTGACGTGTTCGCCACGGTGCGCGGACTCGACGGCGAGCCGGTGGCCAATGCGGTGGTCGATGTGTGGCAAGCCGACGAAGGCGGCCACTATGACGTGCAGCACCAAGGGCTGGACCACGCCGAGAACCGCGGCCGCCTGCGCACGGCGGCCGATGGCTCGCTGCATTTCCGCAGCGTGCTGGCCGAGGCCTATCCGATCCCGGTCGATGGGCCCGTGGGCGACCTATTGCGTGCGACCAAACGCCACCCGTGGCGGCCCGCGCATCTGCATTTCAAGATCGAGGCGCCGGGCTACGAACGGCTCATCACCCACGTGTTTCGCGACAGCGACCAGTGGCTCGACTCCGACGCGGTGTTCGCGGTGCGCCAGTCGCTGGTCGCGCCGTGGACGAAGCAGGACAACGGCCGCTGGCGGCTGGACTTCGACTTCGTGCTCAACCCGTTGAAGCAGCCTGCCTGA
- a CDS encoding LysR family transcriptional regulator — protein MDRWTEIALLVQIADAGSLSRAAEALGLSNAAASRHLSALEERLGARLVERNTRRLYLTDTGREFCGRARTILADLADAESTVNATALNPTGVLRVTASLSFSIHHIAPLLREYTQRYPGVTVHVEAANRYFDLIDNNIDVAIRTREYEPDSNVTIRRLGETRRILAASPRYFAQHGFPKTLDDLKQHKLLIYTHANNPNELRFSRGGETHTVSVTGLLESNDGQVLRAAALDGMGILVQPTYIVYEDIVAGRLVPTLDDWDLPHLTINLAYPSRKHLSAKVRSFIDFMAAHFAKMDYERKWTSHFGSH, from the coding sequence ATGGACCGCTGGACCGAAATCGCCCTGCTCGTGCAGATCGCCGATGCCGGCAGCCTGAGCCGCGCGGCCGAAGCGCTGGGCCTGTCCAACGCCGCCGCGAGCCGCCACCTGAGCGCACTCGAAGAACGGCTGGGCGCGCGGCTGGTCGAGCGCAACACGCGCCGCCTGTACCTCACCGACACCGGCCGCGAGTTCTGCGGCCGCGCCCGCACCATCCTGGCCGACCTGGCGGACGCCGAATCGACCGTGAACGCCACCGCGCTGAACCCCACCGGCGTGCTGCGCGTGACGGCCTCGCTCTCTTTCTCGATCCACCACATCGCGCCGCTGCTGCGCGAGTACACGCAGCGCTACCCGGGCGTGACGGTGCATGTGGAGGCCGCAAACCGCTACTTCGACCTGATCGACAACAACATCGACGTGGCGATCCGCACGCGCGAGTACGAGCCTGATTCGAACGTGACGATCCGCCGGCTCGGCGAGACGCGGCGCATCCTGGCGGCGTCGCCGCGCTACTTTGCGCAGCACGGCTTTCCGAAGACGCTGGACGATCTGAAGCAGCACAAGCTGCTGATCTACACCCACGCCAACAACCCGAACGAGCTGCGCTTCAGCCGAGGCGGCGAGACGCACACGGTGTCGGTGACGGGCCTGCTCGAGTCGAACGACGGCCAGGTGCTGCGCGCCGCCGCGCTCGACGGCATGGGCATCCTGGTGCAGCCGACCTACATCGTCTATGAAGACATCGTGGCCGGCCGGCTGGTGCCCACGCTGGACGACTGGGACCTGCCGCACCTGACGATCAACCTGGCGTACCCGAGCCGCAAGCACCTGTCGGCGAAGGTGCGCAGCTTCATCGACTTCATGGCGGCGCATTTCGCAAAAATGGACTATGAAAGAAAGTGGACAAGCCATTTCGGCAGCCACTGA
- a CDS encoding nuclear transport factor 2 family protein codes for MTDTLQQELLIRRMIERWAVWRDAGDWERFATVWHPDGVMMATWFQGPYSEFIRVTQEGWAKGVSILHFLGGSAIEVAGERAIAQTKMTISQRGMVEGVLCDVVCTGRFYDFAEKHGGEWKLLHRQPIYEKDRIDPVDPAATVTLDAAVLADLPEGYRHLAYIQQRIGYTVKLDMPMLKGPAVEALYQRGARWLAGGALER; via the coding sequence ATGACAGACACCCTGCAGCAGGAGCTGCTGATCCGCCGGATGATCGAACGCTGGGCCGTGTGGCGCGACGCCGGCGACTGGGAGCGCTTCGCCACCGTGTGGCACCCCGATGGCGTCATGATGGCCACCTGGTTCCAGGGGCCGTACTCCGAATTCATCCGCGTCACGCAGGAGGGCTGGGCCAAGGGCGTGAGCATCCTGCACTTTCTGGGCGGCTCGGCCATCGAGGTGGCTGGTGAGCGCGCCATTGCGCAGACCAAGATGACCATCTCGCAGCGCGGCATGGTCGAGGGCGTGCTGTGCGACGTGGTGTGCACCGGCCGCTTCTACGACTTCGCGGAAAAGCATGGCGGCGAATGGAAGCTGTTGCACCGCCAGCCGATCTACGAGAAGGACCGCATCGACCCGGTGGACCCTGCCGCCACCGTGACGCTCGATGCAGCCGTGCTGGCCGACCTGCCCGAAGGCTATCGCCACCTTGCCTACATCCAGCAGCGCATCGGCTACACGGTGAAGCTCGACATGCCGATGCTCAAGGGGCCGGCGGTGGAGGCGCTGTACCAGCGCGGTGCGCGCTGGCTCGCTGGCGGCGCACTCGAGCGCTGA